A genomic stretch from Bacillus marinisedimentorum includes:
- a CDS encoding TRAP transporter large permease has product MTAGVLFGSFALFLLLSVPIGISLGLATLVTIYYSGSLPIEFLMKELVTSVDSFPLMAVPFFILAGEIMGKGGISERLFNFANSLVGNKTGGFAIATIITCMFFAAISGSGPATVAAIGGIMIPAMVRNGYDKKFATVTVAAAGSIGVIIPPSIPMVIYGVVGSTSIGDMFIGGIIPGILVGLAMMVWAYLYSKKKGFKGLDEPTSLKKIGQSFWAAKWALLIPVIILGGIYGGFFTPTEAAVIAVVYGLFAGLVLYKELTIRDLPKVFADSALTTATVLIIVGTATAFGRFLTIEQIPNKVATAMMSISDNSIVIILLITLLLLFVGMFMDTLAAIIILTPILLPIGIQLGYDPIHFGIIMVVNLAIGFITPPLGVNLFVASGISGLSIETLSKSIVPYFVAMVFTLLLITFIPQLTMFLLSFGQ; this is encoded by the coding sequence ATGACGGCTGGAGTGTTATTTGGCAGCTTTGCCCTGTTTTTGTTGTTAAGCGTTCCAATTGGAATATCACTTGGACTGGCAACTCTTGTAACGATTTATTATTCGGGCTCTTTGCCGATCGAATTCTTAATGAAGGAACTGGTTACATCAGTTGACTCATTTCCGCTAATGGCGGTCCCGTTCTTTATCCTTGCTGGTGAAATTATGGGGAAGGGCGGAATATCAGAACGTCTCTTTAACTTTGCAAACTCACTTGTCGGAAATAAAACAGGCGGTTTTGCAATCGCTACCATTATTACATGTATGTTTTTCGCAGCTATTTCCGGCTCTGGCCCGGCTACTGTTGCCGCTATCGGAGGAATTATGATTCCTGCGATGGTACGAAACGGTTATGACAAAAAGTTCGCGACAGTTACCGTCGCGGCAGCTGGATCAATCGGTGTCATCATTCCGCCGAGTATTCCGATGGTCATCTATGGTGTAGTCGGCAGTACGTCAATCGGTGACATGTTCATCGGCGGCATTATCCCTGGTATCCTTGTCGGTCTTGCGATGATGGTCTGGGCCTACTTGTATTCGAAGAAAAAAGGTTTCAAAGGGCTGGATGAGCCGACTTCCCTTAAGAAAATCGGCCAGTCATTTTGGGCTGCCAAATGGGCGCTCTTGATTCCGGTCATCATTCTCGGCGGTATTTACGGAGGATTCTTCACACCGACAGAAGCCGCAGTTATTGCCGTTGTCTATGGCCTTTTTGCAGGTCTGGTACTTTACAAAGAGCTCACCATCCGCGATCTCCCGAAAGTGTTCGCCGATTCGGCCTTAACGACTGCAACAGTGTTGATCATCGTTGGCACCGCTACGGCGTTCGGCCGCTTCCTTACAATTGAACAGATTCCGAATAAAGTCGCAACGGCAATGATGTCCATCTCTGATAATTCCATTGTCATTATCTTGCTTATCACATTGCTGCTCCTTTTTGTAGGTATGTTCATGGACACACTTGCAGCAATTATTATCCTGACACCAATTTTGCTGCCGATCGGCATCCAGCTTGGTTATGATCCGATCCATTTCGGTATTATCATGGTCGTCAACCTTGCGATCGGATTCATTACACCACCGCTCGGAGTTAACCTCTTCGTCGCGTCAGGAATTTCGGGATTATCGATCGAAACATTATCCAAATCGATTGTTCCGTATTTTGTAGCAATGGTGTTCACGTTGCTCTTGATTACATTCATTCCGCAGCTCACGATGTTCCTATTGAGCTTCGGCCAATAG
- a CDS encoding TRAP transporter small permease, which produces MKTIRWLDRYFEEVLLVLFTTVMVSVIFLQVIMRLMDNSLSWSEELARYAFIWLVYIGISYGVKKQRHIKVDVMLVLLKERGRIILTIFANILFLIFAIFVINYGYQIATKLLAFGQQSPALHIPMGLVYMATPIGMGLTVIRLIQNLIILIEGLRNPDRAHIETEAERVKENPNE; this is translated from the coding sequence ATGAAAACGATTAGATGGCTTGATCGATATTTTGAAGAGGTTTTGCTTGTCCTGTTCACGACCGTTATGGTTTCTGTCATCTTCTTGCAAGTCATCATGCGGTTGATGGATAACTCGCTGTCATGGTCTGAAGAGCTTGCAAGGTATGCATTCATCTGGCTCGTATATATCGGAATCAGCTATGGTGTGAAAAAACAGCGTCATATCAAGGTTGATGTCATGTTGGTCCTATTAAAAGAACGGGGCCGGATTATCCTGACAATATTCGCAAACATCCTGTTCCTGATTTTCGCGATTTTTGTCATCAATTATGGATATCAAATTGCAACAAAGTTATTGGCATTCGGCCAGCAATCCCCGGCTCTTCATATTCCGATGGGCCTTGTCTATATGGCGACTCCGATTGGAATGGGGCTTACGGTCATCCGTTTGATCCAGAATCTTATTATCCTGATCGAAGGTCTTCGCAACCCGGACCGCGCCCATATTGAAACAGAAGCTGAACGAGTAAAGGAAAATCCAAATGAATAA